The Aminivibrio pyruvatiphilus genome has a window encoding:
- the rplM gene encoding 50S ribosomal protein L13 gives MSDSRSFMAVKEKVEHQWYIVDATDKPLGRIASQVAKILMGKNKPTYTPHVDCGDFVVIINAEKAKLTGNKRLKSTVHYYTGYLGGFRSATYGEMMDKKPVQLMERVVKGMLPRTRLKLHKKLKVYAGPEHPHAAQRPVAIEV, from the coding sequence ATGTCGGACAGTCGTTCCTTTATGGCCGTAAAAGAAAAGGTCGAGCACCAGTGGTATATCGTCGACGCCACAGACAAGCCCCTGGGTCGCATTGCGTCACAGGTTGCCAAGATCCTCATGGGGAAGAACAAGCCCACCTACACCCCCCACGTTGACTGCGGCGATTTTGTCGTGATAATCAACGCCGAAAAAGCGAAGCTCACGGGCAACAAGAGGCTCAAGAGCACCGTCCATTATTACACCGGCTACCTCGGCGGATTCCGCTCCGCCACCTACGGCGAGATGATGGACAAGAAGCCCGTGCAGCTCATGGAGAGGGTCGTTAAGGGCATGCTGCCCAGAACGCGCCTGAAGCTCCACAAGAAGCTCAAAGTGTATGCGGGACCGGAGCACCCTCACGCGGCGCAGCGGCCCGTTGCCATTGAAGTGTAA
- a CDS encoding nicotinate phosphoribosyltransferase, translating to MNSGNRCGTSGPLDGFEDVRKYSVEGKRLHSATHEEILGGYTTDVYFVKTRDVLRDAGRLSAPVTAEVFARKNGVFAGLEEVMTLLAERNVEVEALREGDSFSPKEVLVRICGPYGEFGLYETVLLGMLASASSWATAARACVEAADGKPVLCFGARHVHPAIAPVMERTAVRVGGCSGASCILGARLAGIDPMGTVPHAAVLLVGDTVALAKHYDAVMPSGDQRIVLVDTFKDEAEETLRVAEALGDRLSAVRLDTPGERGGVSPDLVREIRYRLDLAGYGHVRIIASGGLYPDRIRELSAAGADAFGVGSYISHANPIDMTMDIKEIDGLPVAKRGRLPGRIENPRLIRVK from the coding sequence ATGAACTCCGGAAACCGCTGCGGCACTTCCGGGCCTCTTGACGGTTTCGAGGACGTCCGGAAGTACTCTGTGGAAGGAAAAAGGCTTCATTCGGCCACCCACGAGGAAATTCTCGGCGGCTATACAACAGACGTATATTTCGTCAAGACCCGGGATGTTCTCCGGGATGCAGGGCGCCTGTCCGCCCCGGTCACCGCTGAGGTCTTTGCCCGGAAGAACGGCGTTTTCGCCGGTCTTGAAGAAGTGATGACCCTTCTGGCTGAAAGGAACGTGGAAGTGGAAGCTCTCAGGGAAGGAGATTCCTTCTCTCCCAAAGAAGTTCTCGTCAGGATCTGCGGTCCCTACGGAGAGTTCGGCCTCTACGAGACGGTTCTGCTGGGCATGCTCGCAAGCGCATCCTCCTGGGCCACTGCGGCCAGGGCATGTGTCGAGGCTGCGGATGGAAAACCTGTTCTCTGCTTCGGTGCAAGGCATGTCCACCCGGCCATTGCCCCTGTTATGGAGCGGACCGCCGTCCGTGTCGGAGGGTGCAGCGGAGCGAGCTGCATACTGGGCGCCCGGCTTGCGGGAATCGATCCCATGGGTACGGTGCCCCACGCGGCTGTGCTCCTTGTCGGAGATACGGTGGCCCTCGCGAAGCATTACGATGCCGTCATGCCGTCCGGTGACCAGAGAATCGTCCTTGTGGACACCTTCAAGGACGAAGCGGAGGAAACCCTCAGGGTTGCAGAAGCCTTGGGCGACAGGCTCTCCGCTGTCAGGCTGGACACGCCCGGCGAACGGGGAGGGGTGTCGCCGGACCTTGTCCGGGAAATACGGTATCGCCTCGACCTTGCCGGGTACGGTCATGTCCGGATCATCGCCTCCGGCGGGCTCTATCCCGACAGGATACGGGAACTCTCCGCTGCGGGAGCCGACGCCTTCGGTGTAGGAAGCTACATTTCCCATGCGAACCCCATCGACATGACCATGGATATCAAGGAAATCGACGGGCTTCCCGTGGCAAAAAGAGGAAGATTGCCGGGGAGGATTGAAAACCCCCGGCTCATTCGTGTAAAATAA
- the secG gene encoding preprotein translocase subunit SecG → MKTFLGIVHILLCLALSGVVLLQQRKQGGFSGIFGGGTQADMGGNQWQRFTGLSKITVVLTGLFMVTSIILVLY, encoded by the coding sequence GTGAAGACCTTTCTTGGTATTGTCCACATACTGCTCTGCCTTGCCCTTTCAGGCGTCGTGCTCCTGCAGCAGAGAAAGCAGGGCGGTTTCTCCGGAATCTTCGGCGGGGGAACCCAGGCCGACATGGGGGGAAACCAGTGGCAGCGCTTCACAGGACTTTCGAAGATTACCGTGGTCCTGACCGGTCTCTTCATGGTCACATCCATAATACTTGTTCTCTACTAG
- the rdgB gene encoding RdgB/HAM1 family non-canonical purine NTP pyrophosphatase has translation MKTAKRLFPEGILFASGNRGKFAEVADLFSPLGVDILFGPEHASLDVEETGTTYSANARLKARAWALLTGLPSLADDSGVEVRALEWKPGIHSARMAEDDPARIRWMLDALREKDDRFARYVAAFALYFPSDGICLLTEGECPGEVVRAPRGTRGFGYDPIFSPAGYDGTFGEIPDDIKRKISHRAVAGYRLLDILSRISMIE, from the coding sequence TTGAAGACGGCGAAACGGCTCTTTCCTGAGGGCATCCTCTTCGCCAGCGGCAACCGGGGAAAGTTTGCCGAGGTGGCGGACTTATTCTCTCCCCTGGGCGTGGACATCCTCTTCGGCCCTGAACACGCCTCCCTCGACGTGGAAGAGACCGGCACCACCTACAGCGCGAATGCCCGGCTCAAGGCCAGGGCCTGGGCTCTTCTCACCGGACTTCCCTCCCTGGCTGACGACAGCGGAGTGGAGGTGCGGGCTCTCGAATGGAAGCCCGGCATTCATTCCGCCCGGATGGCGGAGGACGACCCGGCCCGCATCAGGTGGATGCTCGATGCGCTTCGAGAAAAAGATGACCGGTTTGCAAGGTACGTGGCGGCCTTCGCCCTCTATTTCCCTTCTGACGGTATCTGTCTCCTCACCGAAGGGGAGTGTCCCGGTGAAGTCGTCCGGGCTCCGAGGGGGACCCGCGGATTCGGCTATGACCCGATATTTTCTCCCGCAGGATACGACGGGACCTTCGGGGAAATCCCGGATGACATAAAAAGAAAAATTTCCCACAGGGCTGTAGCAGGTTATCGTTTGCTGGATATCCTTTCCCGTATATCTATGATAGAATAA
- the rph gene encoding ribonuclease PH codes for MALRIDGRRDDGLRPVSFQRNFTRYAEGSVLASFGDTRVLCTATVEEKVPPFLRGTGRGWVTAEYAMLPRSTSVRVSRSTSRGGPDGRSTEIQRLVGRSLRACVDMEALGERTVILDCDVLQADGGTRTAAVSGGFVALFDALRALRAKGIFSVLPLRFFLSAVSVGKVGGSPLLDLCYAEDSAAEVDMNVVMNHRGEYVEIQGTGEGSVFTSGDLSALLFLAAKGTLEIIGLQKEALGIEDGETALS; via the coding sequence ATGGCGCTCCGGATTGACGGCAGAAGGGACGATGGACTCCGCCCCGTCAGCTTCCAGAGGAACTTCACCCGCTATGCCGAAGGGTCAGTGCTGGCCTCCTTCGGCGATACAAGGGTGCTCTGCACGGCCACTGTGGAGGAAAAAGTTCCTCCCTTTCTCCGGGGAACGGGCCGGGGCTGGGTGACCGCCGAATACGCCATGCTTCCGAGATCCACCTCCGTCCGGGTATCCCGCTCGACCTCCAGGGGCGGTCCCGACGGAAGAAGCACAGAGATCCAGCGCCTTGTCGGCCGCTCCCTGAGGGCCTGCGTGGACATGGAAGCCCTCGGCGAAAGGACCGTCATTCTCGACTGTGACGTCCTCCAGGCTGACGGGGGAACAAGAACCGCCGCCGTCTCAGGAGGGTTTGTCGCCCTCTTCGACGCTCTCCGCGCCCTTCGGGCAAAGGGCATATTCTCAGTCCTTCCGCTCAGGTTTTTTCTTTCCGCGGTCAGCGTGGGGAAAGTTGGCGGTTCTCCTCTCCTCGATCTCTGCTATGCCGAGGACAGTGCCGCCGAGGTGGACATGAACGTGGTGATGAACCACCGTGGAGAGTACGTGGAAATACAGGGGACGGGGGAAGGCTCAGTCTTTACCTCCGGAGATCTCTCAGCCCTTCTCTTCCTTGCGGCAAAGGGAACCCTTGAAATCATCGGGCTTCAGAAGGAGGCTCTCGGCATTGAAGACGGCGAAACGGCTCTTTCCTGA
- a CDS encoding GerMN domain-containing protein, whose translation MPRKYDDYDDGFEVRRREAEQEEPLSFREERRPVRRRRAEEPETKKAPLLIRIIAWLAVVAFCFVAGYVGTSLALRMLDKKDILMRKDVASDRQEAQGVLEGGSTEIRVNARKVAFSVYFPREGAIVSEKTDILSGIMEDDIRQVFGKIISLVPGRFSPDMKVLNVFRSGDTLFLNLNASFISSLAKLGAKESTLFITAVVRTITENFPPLTKVRFLINGKVASEGAPVDLTVPWQLPQ comes from the coding sequence ATGCCCCGGAAATATGACGACTATGATGACGGTTTTGAAGTGCGGCGGAGGGAGGCGGAGCAGGAAGAACCCTTGTCCTTCCGTGAAGAAAGACGGCCGGTGAGAAGGAGGAGGGCCGAAGAACCGGAGACGAAAAAGGCCCCGCTCCTCATCCGGATCATCGCATGGCTGGCTGTTGTGGCTTTCTGCTTCGTCGCCGGGTATGTGGGAACCTCTCTCGCCCTGAGGATGCTCGATAAAAAGGACATACTCATGAGGAAGGACGTAGCCTCCGACCGGCAGGAAGCCCAGGGGGTCCTCGAGGGTGGAAGTACCGAAATACGGGTGAATGCCCGCAAAGTGGCCTTCTCGGTTTATTTTCCCAGGGAAGGGGCCATCGTCTCGGAGAAGACCGACATCCTCTCTGGCATTATGGAGGATGACATCCGCCAGGTGTTCGGCAAGATTATCTCCCTGGTGCCGGGCAGGTTCTCGCCTGACATGAAGGTGCTCAACGTCTTCAGGAGCGGCGATACCCTCTTCCTCAACCTGAACGCGTCCTTCATCTCCTCTCTTGCGAAGCTTGGGGCGAAGGAGAGCACCCTGTTCATAACCGCCGTGGTGCGGACCATAACCGAGAATTTCCCTCCCCTTACCAAGGTCCGGTTCCTGATCAACGGCAAGGTTGCCTCTGAAGGGGCCCCGGTGGATCTTACGGTGCCCTGGCAGCTCCCCCAGTGA
- a CDS encoding N-acetylmuramoyl-L-alanine amidase family protein — protein sequence MRQRVLSFAAAFLALLVLTVFPAAGADVMDLYSGASRAGQVGSEKRGPNIMVSARDMAGVLGLETSEKGDTLIVTADRSKLQLVAGAAAAWLDAELVPLAASTVQDGKEWLVESRSALKLFNGLLARSGKQGNLRWEGSPRAGIPSPSTPKPQAPAVQIPASQPSPAGSPVLSALRWGSDDDKIRAVLDYEGPNAPEIQQSGGSVKVSFLLGKSGVPDLTSPHGEVRVSSVNFGDRVVLEFSSALPVKEIIPLEGPPRIVIDFARTGAAASVKVPQPSKTPPAAKPPADPAPVRDPNRKSGPKIVVIDPGHGGKDPGAVANGIREKDVNLSISILLAQKLKKDGFDARLTRDKDIYLTLQQRTDLANKWNADVFVSIHANALPPGRHATGMEIYIMALPTDKDAMQLALIENREIAEGSNGESAQAADKKTRMLLSILGNMQQNAKINESTGFAEYLFKEGSDGGIKMRRVAQAPFFVLRGAAMPAVLIETGFLTEKSEARMLGDKKYQDTMAASLARGIAQYLANN from the coding sequence TTGCGGCAGCGGGTTCTTAGCTTCGCGGCGGCTTTTCTCGCCCTTCTCGTCCTGACCGTTTTCCCCGCAGCGGGAGCCGACGTGATGGACCTTTACTCCGGTGCCTCAAGGGCAGGACAAGTGGGATCGGAAAAAAGAGGTCCCAATATTATGGTTTCCGCCAGGGATATGGCCGGGGTGCTCGGTCTGGAGACCTCCGAAAAGGGGGATACGCTCATTGTAACCGCGGACCGGAGCAAGCTCCAGCTCGTTGCCGGCGCGGCGGCGGCATGGCTTGATGCCGAGCTTGTTCCCCTGGCTGCTTCCACAGTCCAGGACGGGAAGGAATGGCTCGTCGAAAGCCGTTCAGCCCTTAAACTCTTCAATGGACTTCTTGCCCGTTCGGGAAAACAGGGAAATCTTCGCTGGGAGGGTTCACCCCGGGCGGGAATTCCTTCTCCTTCCACCCCCAAACCCCAGGCGCCGGCAGTCCAGATTCCCGCCTCCCAACCATCCCCCGCCGGGAGCCCCGTGCTCTCCGCTCTACGGTGGGGCAGTGACGACGACAAGATCAGGGCGGTCCTGGACTACGAAGGCCCGAATGCACCGGAAATACAGCAGAGCGGAGGTTCGGTGAAAGTCTCCTTTCTCCTCGGAAAGTCCGGAGTGCCTGATCTCACCTCTCCCCACGGCGAAGTGAGGGTGTCCTCGGTCAACTTCGGAGACCGGGTGGTCCTTGAATTTTCTTCCGCCCTTCCCGTGAAGGAGATCATTCCCCTGGAAGGCCCTCCGCGAATCGTCATAGACTTCGCCAGGACCGGAGCTGCCGCTTCCGTGAAAGTCCCGCAGCCTTCGAAAACGCCTCCCGCCGCCAAACCGCCGGCAGACCCGGCGCCGGTCCGGGACCCGAATCGGAAATCCGGCCCCAAAATAGTCGTCATCGATCCCGGCCATGGAGGAAAGGATCCCGGTGCTGTAGCCAACGGCATCCGTGAAAAGGACGTCAACCTCTCCATTTCCATCCTTCTCGCCCAGAAACTGAAAAAGGATGGATTTGACGCCCGGCTCACCAGGGACAAGGATATCTATCTCACCCTCCAGCAGAGGACAGATCTGGCCAACAAGTGGAATGCCGACGTATTCGTCAGCATTCATGCCAATGCCCTTCCTCCAGGGCGCCATGCCACGGGAATGGAAATCTACATTATGGCCCTTCCCACCGACAAGGATGCCATGCAGCTCGCCCTCATCGAAAACAGGGAAATCGCCGAGGGCAGCAACGGAGAGTCTGCGCAGGCTGCGGACAAAAAGACCAGGATGCTGCTCAGCATCCTCGGGAATATGCAGCAGAACGCGAAAATTAACGAAAGCACCGGTTTTGCCGAATATCTCTTCAAAGAAGGTTCAGACGGAGGCATCAAGATGCGCCGGGTTGCCCAGGCCCCTTTCTTCGTCCTTCGGGGGGCCGCCATGCCGGCAGTGCTCATCGAAACAGGATTCCTCACGGAAAAATCCGAGGCCCGGATGCTCGGCGACAAAAAATACCAGGATACGATGGCAGCTTCCCTTGCCAGGGGGATTGCCCAGTATCTTGCAAACAACTGA
- a CDS encoding TldD/PmbA family protein has protein sequence MKVPSRDAVEEASAFLVGEALSRGAAGADVVYSFGQGSSLSLRDGVPEKNTSGASLGIGLRTLDKDGRQGVAHVNSLDRHHLEELVEWSLNNCSSSEPDPHLRLARGVAGPFPDLDLFDRSLPEVTPEYRMSVCREMWEIARDADPRVISVRSASWGEGSGEHHYRSSEGASGWYSGTSAGCGVTVVLSEGGLMEMGGFGDDSRFLSGLNPRKTAAEAVRRTALVLGGKPLPTGRYDLVLDGEAAASLVDVLGELFLASSIHKNKSFLRGKLGKKVASPALSLVDDGLLRRGMGSSPFDGEGVPCTTTRLLSDGVVSAWLYNLKYALLDGVPSTGNASRSISGTPDVDCSNLSLLPGQWTPEDLLLQVGSGIFVAEFLGLHTINPVSGEFSLGIKGASISGGVLGGAVSGMTIAGNLKDILNTIDLVGNDFQFYGSTGACSLVVRDVAAAGS, from the coding sequence ATGAAGGTCCCCTCCCGAGACGCCGTTGAAGAGGCCTCCGCGTTCCTGGTCGGCGAAGCTCTCTCCAGAGGAGCCGCAGGAGCGGATGTGGTCTATAGCTTTGGACAGGGCAGCTCGCTCTCTCTTCGTGACGGAGTTCCGGAAAAAAACACATCGGGCGCCTCTCTCGGCATCGGGCTGAGAACCCTGGACAAGGACGGGCGGCAGGGGGTTGCCCATGTGAACTCTCTGGACAGGCATCACCTCGAGGAACTGGTGGAATGGAGCCTGAACAACTGTTCTTCCTCCGAACCGGACCCCCACCTCAGGCTTGCCCGGGGAGTCGCCGGACCCTTCCCCGACCTGGATCTTTTCGACAGGTCGCTTCCGGAAGTCACCCCGGAATACCGAATGTCCGTATGCAGGGAAATGTGGGAAATCGCCAGGGATGCCGACCCCAGAGTGATATCCGTACGGAGCGCATCATGGGGCGAGGGAAGCGGGGAGCATCACTACAGGTCCTCCGAGGGAGCCTCCGGCTGGTACTCCGGAACCAGCGCGGGATGCGGCGTAACTGTGGTCCTCTCCGAGGGCGGACTCATGGAAATGGGAGGGTTCGGGGACGACAGCCGCTTTCTCTCCGGGCTGAATCCCCGGAAGACGGCCGCCGAAGCAGTACGGCGCACCGCCCTGGTTCTCGGCGGAAAACCCCTTCCCACGGGACGGTACGACCTCGTTCTCGACGGAGAAGCGGCGGCTTCCCTGGTCGACGTTCTCGGGGAACTCTTCCTTGCGTCCAGCATTCACAAGAACAAGTCCTTCCTCAGGGGAAAACTGGGAAAAAAAGTCGCCTCGCCCGCCCTTTCCCTGGTGGACGACGGACTCCTCCGGCGGGGCATGGGGTCCTCTCCCTTCGACGGGGAAGGGGTTCCGTGCACAACGACCCGCCTTCTTTCGGATGGAGTTGTCTCAGCATGGCTTTATAATCTCAAGTACGCCCTTCTCGACGGCGTGCCGTCCACGGGAAACGCGAGCCGTTCCATCTCCGGCACTCCGGACGTGGACTGCTCCAATCTGTCCCTTCTTCCGGGACAGTGGACGCCGGAGGACCTTCTCCTCCAGGTGGGAAGCGGCATTTTTGTCGCCGAGTTTCTGGGGCTCCATACCATCAATCCCGTAAGCGGGGAGTTTTCCCTCGGAATCAAGGGCGCTTCGATTTCGGGAGGCGTACTGGGAGGTGCAGTTTCAGGTATGACCATTGCCGGAAACCTCAAGGATATCCTGAACACAATTGACCTCGTCGGCAACGATTTTCAGTTTTACGGGAGTACCGGGGCCTGTTCCCTGGTGGTGCGGGACGTTGCGGCAGCGGGTTCTTAG
- the ltaE gene encoding low-specificity L-threonine aldolase — protein MFPIDLKSDTVTRPSKAMRQAMCEAEVGDDVYCEDPTVNRLQEKAAAMTGKEDALFLPSGTMGNLVAVLTHCGRGEGAILGINSHIYYYEGGGLAALGGVVPLTADDSSGLIPPSEIERNCRPVNVHFAPAKLLCVENTHNKCGGLALSPAQMKETTDTARNNGLAVHIDGARIFNAAAAWGCDVSEYTALVDSIQFCLSKGLCAPIGSMLCGSSDFIGRARHWRKKVGGGLRQAGIIAAAGLYALENNVARLAEDHGNAAMLASMLTAGGLEVEKNPMPTNMVYFHVPEKAGRDLHERCAARGVLFNGAAGGRIRLVTHIDVTRDQAARAAEIILEEVSAS, from the coding sequence ATGTTTCCCATAGATCTGAAGAGCGATACCGTTACCCGTCCCTCGAAAGCCATGCGCCAGGCCATGTGCGAGGCAGAAGTGGGGGATGACGTTTACTGCGAAGACCCCACGGTAAACCGCCTTCAGGAAAAGGCGGCGGCCATGACCGGCAAAGAAGATGCCCTGTTCCTTCCCTCCGGCACCATGGGCAACCTGGTGGCGGTGCTCACCCACTGCGGGCGGGGCGAAGGAGCCATCCTCGGCATCAACAGCCACATCTACTATTACGAGGGAGGCGGCCTCGCCGCCCTTGGAGGAGTGGTCCCTCTCACCGCCGACGATTCCTCGGGCCTGATCCCTCCCTCCGAGATCGAGCGAAACTGCCGTCCCGTCAATGTTCACTTCGCCCCCGCGAAGCTGCTCTGCGTGGAAAATACCCACAACAAGTGCGGAGGGCTGGCCCTTTCACCGGCCCAGATGAAGGAGACCACCGACACTGCCAGGAACAACGGTCTCGCGGTCCATATCGACGGAGCCCGGATCTTTAACGCGGCGGCGGCATGGGGATGTGACGTTAGCGAATATACCGCCCTGGTGGACTCCATCCAGTTCTGCCTCTCCAAGGGGCTCTGCGCCCCCATCGGCAGCATGCTCTGCGGAAGCTCAGACTTCATCGGCAGAGCCAGGCACTGGAGGAAAAAGGTCGGCGGAGGGCTCCGGCAGGCAGGCATCATCGCCGCCGCCGGGCTCTATGCCCTTGAAAACAATGTCGCCCGTCTCGCCGAAGACCACGGGAACGCGGCCATGCTCGCCTCCATGCTCACCGCAGGAGGTCTGGAAGTGGAGAAGAATCCTATGCCCACCAACATGGTGTATTTCCATGTTCCGGAAAAGGCGGGGCGTGACCTTCATGAACGCTGTGCCGCAAGGGGTGTCCTGTTCAACGGCGCCGCCGGAGGCCGGATCAGGCTCGTAACCCATATCGACGTGACCCGGGATCAGGCTGCCAGGGCGGCGGAGATCATCCTGGAGGAGGTTTCCGCTTCGTGA